One stretch of Brettanomyces nanus chromosome 4, complete sequence DNA includes these proteins:
- the RPL27 gene encoding 60S ribosomal protein L27 (BUSCO:EOG09344BSH) has protein sequence MAKFIKAGKVAIIVRGRYAGKKVVVVKSHDEGTKSHPFPHAIVAGVERAPLKVTNSMDDKKVAKRTKVKPFVKMVNYNHLMPTRYTFDIESFKSAVTAGALDEPSQKEEAKKVVKKAFEERHRAGKNKWFFTKLRF, from the exons ATGGCCAAATTCATTAAGGCAGGCAAAGTTG CTATTATTGTCAGAGGAAGATATGCCGGTAAGAAGGTTGTAGTTGTGAAATCACATGATGAGGGTACGAAGTCTCATCCATTCCCACATGCTATTGTGGCTGGTGTTGAAAGAGCTCCATTGAAGGTTACCAACTCTATGGATGATAAGAAGGTGGCCAAGAGAACTAAGGTTAAGCCTTTTGTCAAAATGGTGAACTACAATCACTTGATGCCAACTAGATATACTTTTGATATTGAGTCTTTCAAGTCCGCTGTGACTGCTGGTGCTCTGGATGAGCCATCCCAGAAAGAGGAGGCTAAGAAGGTTGTTAAGAAGGCTTTCGAGGAGAGACACAGAGCCGGTAAGAACAAATGGTTTTTCACCAAGTTGAGATTCTAA